The genomic segment GAGTAAAGACTCATACATCTGGGACATTGGTGGGTCAAATGGACGGATTGAAAATCACACACGACAATCTGTTGATAACCATCTCTGCTTTCCAGAGAGCCCCAACTACCCTCAGGCTGTTCTCCAAGCGACGTCTCAACTCGTATGTCTGACTTACAACCCTCAAGACTTGAACACTCTTGTCAGCGGGTGCCGCAATGGACAGATTAGTGAGTTCTCCTCAAAGAGGTTCTTTGACCCTCAATGATGTCTTGTTTCTTTCAGTGTTATGGGATGCCCGTAATGGCCATCAAGCTACAGGGGTTTCCCCTTTGGAGGAGAGTCACACAGATCCTGTTTACAAAGCGATCTGGTTGGAATCTGATGAAGCCTTCTCTGCATCTACAGATGGACAGGTTGATAGAGGAATGACACACTGGATTTTTTGTTTGGATCATTCAACTGAGTCTTCTGAAACAGATTCTGTGGTGGGACGTTCGCCACCTGAGCAAGCCCATAGAACGGCTGATTCTAGACATCAAAAGGAAGGACGACCTCGATAACGCTTTAGGAGCCATTTCTCTGGACTACACCGCTACCTCGGTGAGTTCCTGACCTTCCACTTTTCAGCATATTGGATGTTGAGAAGGTCACACCCTTGATCAATTCAGGTTGCTTCAGAAGCTCTTTCTAAAACCGCCCCTGTTTGTCTACAGCCAAACATGTTCATAGTGGGGACAGAACAGGGGGCAGTTTTGTCCTGTAAAAGGACCGCTGAGATTCCGACTGAGAGGATCATATGTACATACGATGGCCACCATGGACCTGTCTATGCCCTCCAGAGGAACCCTTTCTTTCCCCAGAACTTCCTAACTGTGGGAGACTGGGGGGCCCGAATTTGGTCAGATGAAATCAAGGAGACAGCAATCATGTGGACAAAGTACAATTTTACTCCTAATTTCTGTCTTTATAGTCTGTCATTGTCTTTACCATTGTTGGTTGCTTAATTCTCTGGTTCTTTTGGGGAGAGGTCAGTGATGAGTCTTTGTTGTGATCAGGCACCAGAATGCAAATCTAACAGATGCCTGCTGGAGTCCTGTCAGACCCTCGGTCTTCGTCACCGTgaatatggatggatggctggacatCTGGGACATCTTGTTTAAGCAGAACGACCCCACGATTAGTTTTAAGGTGTTATGAAGTTCTCTCATGTTTCCGTGACGGTATTTTGTTCTCGCTTAATCTTGTTGACGTTGATTTCAGGTGCGGGAAGAACCTGTGTGTACCGTCAAGGTGCATGAGGCTGGGTCCAAGGTGGCTTGTGGTTCTCAGCTGGGTGTCATCTCGCTCATGAAAATCTCCGAAGGACTGTGCACCGAACAGAACAATGAGCAGGACCTCCTGAGCGAAGTGAGATATGCCAAATGTCGACAGCAAAGATTCGTTTTTGCTAAAGGTGATGCCTCCATCTTTATTTTTTAGATATTAGAACGTGAGGCGAAGCGCGAAAAGGTCCTCAAGGCTCAGAGAGGAGGGGACGAGGGCGAGACCGACGATCAAACTCTCAAGGAGCTGATCCTGAAACCTGAGTATGACTTCTACAATCTGTTGGACTCGGAGCAGAGGAGGAAGCAATGGGAGTCCAGACAGCGGGTAAAGCCACATCATTTTGTAGAAAATTCTGTCATCCCATCTTCATCTTTATCTTCTTGTCACAGCATTACAAATAGATCGGAGATGAGCAGATGACGACAAGAGTCCAAGAAGAACTTTGTGGTGCTCAGCAAGATGGCCATCATTTCTCAAGTTGATCGACCAGATATTATCAAGAAGTCTTCTTCCATTGCAGATTTTCTTTGTCAAACCcagaaacaatttatgtcagacAAACATTTCAGAGAATACTTTCCAAGGACAGTTTTAGTACCTTGAGCGTGGGAAGTCCAAGAAGTCCAAGACTGAAACGATTGTCACAGTCGTTGATATATTGTGGCAAAGATGAGCAAGCAGAGGCGAcgcccacacacaaaaaaaaggaaaacaccaGAGAAGGGAAAAACCGACCTACTGCTCGACTCCTGACAGTAAAACTTGAAGAAGGAAGAGTTCAAGGCTATCTGCAGTTATTACACAAAGAACTCTCCGTGTTCAGACTCAATTATGTGTAGTGATGagcattccagttctcttaagtgaactgaatctttagaatcagttcactcaaaagattcgttcaaacgaatcattCAACGAATCGTAGTGTTGGCTCTtgattgaacgattcgttcaaaacaacggatcttttcagtgaacgagagtgaccgaatcacttcctaaagtgattcgttcttgttTCAGTtcttatgacttcaaccagtaggtgtcggtaatgcccattgaagctggtgccacctcgccgtcaaacaaaacgaagaagaaaatgacataacttcccgttcatgaatgcatttccagttcatcgcgagaacggatcagcgaGGGCGCGAATCCTGCCTtctttcccgtgcatcaacggatcagtcagtgaacgtgttgcatcttcctcctggcgtgaacgatgtaagccagaatgctgATTTACGATTTGCAAGGAAAgacccactcactgaaacaccacttttatgcgcgtttgctccaagctaacggctaactattgcatgaagggatgcgccgttatgcaacaacggggatatTGTGCTTttcttgggtaatcttgattttataacacttatagtcgtttttaaataacgtgcatgcatatatacgcctacatattgttatccaatatatctactgcaatttcacactggattgctggtttgaaatttacttttaataaacatgttcaaacttgtcttgtgttttattccttgtttttatattggcCAATTAAaacaatcagacatttggttaactgctttatatgacaatatgtgtaggtacacctcatggacactttaaTTACaccgagtgccaaaagtcccaatgatggtgagcagcaggggggggccccatttcaaccccttacactgagtgccaagcagggaagaaatgagtaccattgttatgatggtcactggtatgacccggctgggggtttgaacccacagcctcccaatctcagggcgggcactctcctcttaggccactgagctggtaaacactcgtatcgtagtataacacttatagtcgtttttaaataacgtgtatacgcctaaatattgttatccaatatatctactgcaatttcatattagattgctggtttgaaatttgcttttaatattattatttttaataaacatttatgttaaaacttgtttggcgtcttattccttgtttttatattcgccaattaaaacataaaaatcagacatttggttaactgctttatgtgacaatatgtgtaggtacactacaccaggttaaaaataaataaagggttaattgcacaacaaaaacatttcttcactgatctagtcgctcgtgacctgctccataaaaccatacatgttccatgcactgaaaccaaggcttccatagggtagtggttagtgctctggggtttcaccccagcgacccgggttcaaatctcagtgggacaagaaaattttatcatagaaaatttgcaacacagttgctcgtgaaaccttaaaaccatacatgttccatgcactgagagcaaggcttccataggttagtggttagtgctctgcgctttcaccccagcgacccaggttcgaatttcAGTGAGACCCAAAAACTTTTAgcacagaaaatttgcaacacagttggtcgtgtaaccataaaaccctacatgttccattcactgagagcaaggcttccataggttagtggttagtgctctgggctttcaccccagcgacctgggttccaatctcagtgggaccaaaaaaattttaccacagaaaatttgcaacacagttgctcgtgtaatcagaaaaccatacatgttccatacacTGAGGGCAAAGctaccatagggtagtggttactaCTCTCGGCTTTCGCCCCAGCGacacaggttcgaatctcagtgggacccaaaaaattttatcatagaaaatttgcaacacagttgctcgtgtaaccataaaaccatacatgttccatgcactgagagcaaggcttccatagggtagtggttagtgctctgggctttcaccccagcgacccgggttcgaatctcagtgggaccaaaaaacttttatcatagaaaatgtgcaacacagttgctcgtgtgaccatataacgatacacttccttagagctagggttaggtttaaagttagggttagagctagaattaggtttagagttagtgttagagttagggctagagcttgggttagggttagggttagagctagggctagagttagggttaaagctagggttagagctagggttagggtgagggttagagctagggttaggcttagcgctagggttagggttagagctagagttagggttagagctagggctagggttagggttaaagctagggttagagctaaggttagagctagcgttagggttaggcttagagctagggttagagcgagtgttagggttagagctagtgataGGGTTacatttagggttagagctagtgttagggttagagttagggttagaactagggttagagctagggttagagctagggttagggctagggttagggttatggctaGGGTTAAGggtaggttagagctagggttagggtcagagctagggtttgggttagagctagggttagcgttagggttagagctagggttagggttagagctagggttagggtttgagctagggttaggtttagggctagagttagagctagttagagctagggttagagctagggttagagctagagttaggcttagagctaatgttagggtcagacctagggttagggttagagatagggttagagatagggttaaggttagagttagagctagaggtagggttagagctaaggttagggttagagctagagctagtgttagggttagggttagagctaaggttagggttagagctagagttagggttagagctagggttagggctagggttagggttagggttagagctagggttagagctagagttagggttagagctagggttagagctagggttagagctagggttagggttagagctagagctagggttgaggttagggttagagctagggttagagctaaggttagctaAGGTTAgacctagagctagagttagggttagagctagggttagggctagggttagggttaaggttagagctagggttagggttagagctagagtaagggttagggttagagctagggttagagctagggttagagctagggttagagctagggttagagctagggttagggtttgagctagggttaggtttagggctagagttagagctagttagagctagggttagagctagggttagagctaggcttagagctaatgttagggtcagacctagggttagggttagagatagggttagagatagggttaaggttagagttagagctagaggtagggttagggttagagctaaggttagggttagagctagagctagtgttagggttagggttagtgataaggttagggttagagctagagttagggttagagctagggttagggctagggttagggttaaggttagagctagggttagagctagagttagggttagagctagggttagagctagggttagggttagagctagggttagagctagagctagggttggggttagggttagagctagggttagagctaaggttagggttagacctagagttagggttagagctagggttagggctagggttagggttaaggttagagctagggttagggttagagctagagtaagggttagggttagagctagggttagagctagggttagagctagggttagagctagggttagggttagagctagggttggggttagggttagagctagggttagagctagagttagggttagagctagggttagagctagggttagggttagacctagagttagggttagacctagggttagggttagagctagggttagggttagagctagggttagtgttagagctagggttagggttagagctaaggttagagctagagctagggttagggttagagctagttggagctagggttagagctagggttagagctagagctagggttggggttagggttagagctagggttagagctagagttagggttagagctagggttagagctagggttagggctagggttagggttaaggttagagctagggttagatctagggttagagccagggttaggtttagagctagggttagggttagagctaaggttagagctagagctagggttagggttagagctagttggagctagggttagagctagggttagagctagagctagggttggggttagggttagagctagggttagagctagagttagggttagagctagggttagagctagggttagggctagggttagggttaaggttagagctagggttagacctagggttagagctagggttagggttagagctagggttagggttagagctagagctagggttggggttagggttagagctagggttagagctaaggttagggttagacctagagttagggttagagctagggttagggctagggttagggttaaggttagagctagggttagggttagagctagagttagggttagagctagggttagagctagggttagagctagggttagagctagggttagggttagagctagggttagtgttagagctagagctagggttggggttagggttagagctagggttagagctagagttagtgttagagctagtgttagtgttagagctagggttagggattgagctatggttagggttagagctagggttagagccagggttaggtttagagctagggttagggttagagctaaggttagagctagagctagggttagaactagttggagctagggttagagctagggttaaagctagagctagggttggggttagggttagagctagggttagagctagggttagggctagggttagggttaaggttagagctagggttagggttagagctagagttagggttagagctagggt from the Syngnathus scovelli strain Florida chromosome 13, RoL_Ssco_1.2, whole genome shotgun sequence genome contains:
- the LOC125979522 gene encoding dynein axonemal intermediate chain 2-like isoform X1, which produces MEIVHEYAKVRSDFGRQCLFSDRHVEMLVDMPPNPKLASQFVLKTTRDLGVQGCYEMSEHEVNTDRFEHENQGINHVEGGWPKDINSLEMEQTIRFKKKVEKDEIYMNSVLELGELIGQCVGQNNAVDIYQEYFKNEELLDELQEVPSIEIVNKYRDRSKVKRSITCFSWQPKGGAILAAAYSCLDPRKFTADMSKDSYIWDIGGSNGRIENHTRQSVDNHLCFPESPNYPQAVLQATSQLVCLTYNPQDLNTLVSGCRNGQIMLWDARNGHQATGVSPLEESHTDPVYKAIWLESDEAFSASTDGQILWWDVRHLSKPIERLILDIKRKDDLDNALGAISLDYTATSPNMFIVGTEQGAVLSCKRTAEIPTERIICTYDGHHGPVYALQRNPFFPQNFLTVGDWGARIWSDEIKETAIMWTKHQNANLTDACWSPVRPSVFVTVNMDGWLDIWDILFKQNDPTISFKVREEPVCTVKVHEAGSKVACGSQLGVISLMKISEGLCTEQNNEQDLLSEILEREAKREKVLKAQRGGDEGETDDQTLKELILKPEYDFYNLLDSEQRRKQWESRQRHYK
- the LOC125979522 gene encoding dynein axonemal intermediate chain 2-like isoform X2, whose translation is MEIVHEYAKVRSDFGRQCLFSDRHVEMLVDMPPNPKLASQFVLKTTRDLGVQGCYEMSEHEVNTDRFEHENQGINHVEGGWPKDINSLEMEQTIRFKKKVEKDEIYMNSVLELGELIGQCVGQNNAVDIYQEYFKNEELLDELQEVPSIEIVNKYRDRSKVKRSITCFSWQPKGGAILAAAYSCLDPRKFTADMSKDSYIWDIESPNYPQAVLQATSQLVCLTYNPQDLNTLVSGCRNGQIMLWDARNGHQATGVSPLEESHTDPVYKAIWLESDEAFSASTDGQILWWDVRHLSKPIERLILDIKRKDDLDNALGAISLDYTATSPNMFIVGTEQGAVLSCKRTAEIPTERIICTYDGHHGPVYALQRNPFFPQNFLTVGDWGARIWSDEIKETAIMWTKHQNANLTDACWSPVRPSVFVTVNMDGWLDIWDILFKQNDPTISFKVREEPVCTVKVHEAGSKVACGSQLGVISLMKISEGLCTEQNNEQDLLSEILEREAKREKVLKAQRGGDEGETDDQTLKELILKPEYDFYNLLDSEQRRKQWESRQRHYK